A genomic region of Drosophila kikkawai strain 14028-0561.14 chromosome X, DkikHiC1v2, whole genome shotgun sequence contains the following coding sequences:
- the LOC138929170 gene encoding uncharacterized protein yields MDTSGNDPPSSVEQKHRRISRRRSNPDQKQDQDQDQDMTDMERPVKRVKKNTEYNSLEYNSMEYNSMEIMEDELIYRDYDAVSEAGYEGDYNTDTDSDHDHDTTAFKAF; encoded by the coding sequence ATGGACACCTCCGGCAACGATCCACCGAGTTCTGTGGAGCAGAAACATCGCCGAATTAGCCGCAGGCGTTCCAACCCAGACCAGaagcaggaccaggaccaggaccaggacatGACCGATATGGAGCGTCCGGTCAAGCGAGTCAAGAAGAACACGGAATATAACAGTTTGGAATATAACAGTATGGAATATAACAGTATGGAGATCATGGAGGATGAGCTTATTTACCGAGACTACGATGCGGTCTCAGAGGCCGGTTACGAAGGCGACTACAACACTGACACCGACAGCGACCACGACCACGACACCACTGCCTTCAAAGCCTTTTGA